A genomic window from Solanum dulcamara chromosome 11, daSolDulc1.2, whole genome shotgun sequence includes:
- the LOC129874300 gene encoding uncharacterized protein LOC129874300 encodes MNTLITKRFNLQIFPQNFLFHFPQLSKKTPHHTHPFPRKFPSTAKTLTFCSVTASESLSSGGWDDPSFIGDPINPGESKSNQLHNFLNKLGINDKKFVFVYLLGFVCALAISRMKVSSIIAIPGCVIVFALGFSFGVFNGGKMSIDGKKRLHQDQIFKDFIEKLRNLVEFLNGFDVEIGNLKKGVRKGIEYNQITVEDLQSFDKSLESINFSAVNARKVIEGCIESLSFEGQEMERNFNQKSGKKKKEPGKYGFYFSQIAAGLFQTKSGSKSSKMKEHGESELMDRKMNGSKEGNILSSATKERHLNFDMDLDGISGTSRHSFDDDAIRPDRVGETFGKASRMNVVSDGNLNSTEMDSNTVKSVFNREEYSYQTSRVQFMRNQQVSHRMSHPSKFEYWASDDGLVDSMDFSIGMEQSKTEASSLHEKEVEKRVSSHFGGKENDEDTYRHFFGEEMRNYEKEPSMARDEAANEFEFGHSPSSAGYIDLQFNKYLTEANFLVKEAKDCLRRQDGDKHAENAFYESAILLSKAIDIRPMSLLAVGQLGNTYLLHGELKLRISQDLRALLTDVVSVNKRTKIRDALDDTVPREDKITSYLVNVCEECEELLIKAGRQYRLALSIDGNDVRALYNWGIALSLRGQLIADIGPGAARDADKVFLAAIDKFDAMMSRGNVYEPDALFRWATALQHRSRLRPRTSREKVKLLQQAQRLYKDALHMDSDNLQAQKALSSCISELKYWYR; translated from the exons ATGAATACCCTTATCACAAAAAGATTCAATCTTCAAATTTTCCCTCAAAATTTTCTCTTTCACTTTCCACAACTTTCCAAGAAAACCCCACATCACACTCATCCGTTTCCAAGAAAATTTCCTTCTACTGCCAAGACTCTAACTTTCTGCTCTGTTACAGCTTCTGAGTCATTATCTTCTGGTGGTTGGGATGACCCAAGTTTCATTGGTGATCCAATTAACCCAGGTGAGTCCAAGTCCAACCAGCTTCACAATTTTCTTAATAAACTAGGAATTAATGATAAAAAGTTTGTCTTTGTGTACCTCTTGGGGTTTGTTTGTGCTTTGGCTATTTCAAGGATGAAAGTTTCCTCAATTATAGCAATTCCTGGTTGTGTTATTGTTTTTGCACTTGGGTTTTCATTTGGGGTTTTTAATGGTGGTAAAATGAGCATAGATGGTAAGAAGAGATTACATCAAGATCAGATTTTTAAAGATTTTATCGAGAAACTAAGGAATTTGGTGGAATTTCTTAATGGATTTGATGTGGAGATTGGTAATTTGAAGAAGGGTGTTAGAAAAGGTATTGAGTATAATCAAATTACTGTGGAAGATTTGCAAAGTTTTGACAAGAGTTTGGAATCTATAAACTTTTCTGCTGTCAATGCCAGAAAGGTTATAGAAGGTTGTATTGAAAGTTTGTCATTTGAGGGCCAAGAAATGGAAAGAAATTTCAATCAAAAGTCAggtaagaagaagaaggagcCAGGCAAATATGGCTTTTACTTCTCTCAGATTGCTGCAGGTTTGTTTCAAACAAAGTCGGGTTCAAAGTCTAGTAAAATGAAAGAACATGGTGAGAGTGAGTTGATGGACAGAAAGATGaatggctctaaggaagggaatATCTTGAGTTCTGCTACTAAAGAAAGacatttgaattttgatatggATCTTGACGGCATTAGTGGCACTTCAAGGCACAGTTTTGATGATGATGCAATTAGACCAGACAGAGTGGGTGAGACATTTGGAAAGGCTAGCAGAATGAATGTAGTTTCTGATGGAAATTTGAATTCTACTGAGATGGATAGTAACACTGTTAAATCAGTTTTCAACAGAGAAGAATATAGTTATCAGACAAGCAGAGTACAATTTATGAGGAACCAACAGGTATCTCATAGAATGAGTCATCCTAGTAAATTTGAGTATTGGGCATCTGATGATGGTTTAGTTGATTCTATGGATTTTAGCATCGGTATGGAGCAAAGTAAAACTGAAGCATCTTCGTTGCATGAAAAGGAGGTGGAGAAAAGAGTAAGTAGCCATTTTGGTGgaaaagaaaatgatgaagacaCTTACAGGCATTTTTTTGGAGAGGAGATGAGAAATTATGAAAAAGAACCCTCCATGGCTAGAGATGAGGCCgcaaatgaatttgaatttggtCACTCTCCATCCTCAGCAGGTTACATAGATTTGCAATTCAATAAGTACCTTACCGAGGCTAATTTTTTAGTAAAAGAAGCAAAGGACTGTTTAAGGAGGCAAGATGGTGACAAGCATGCTGAGAACGCGTTTTACGAGTCTGCCATATTACTCTCAAAAGCTATAGATATCCGGCCCATGAGTTTATTGGCTGTGGGACAGTTGGGAAATACTTAtcttcttcatggagaacttaaGTTAAGGATCAGCCAGGATTTGAGAGCTTTACTAACTGATGTTGTATCAGTAAATAAACGGACTAAAATACGTGATGCACTAGATGATACGGTTCCAAGGGAAGACAAAATTACATCTTATCTTGTAAATGTCTGTGAAGAGTGTGAAGAACTACTTATTAAGGCAGGAAGACAGTATAGGTTGGCCTTGTCGATTGATGGGAATGATGTGAGAGCCTTGTATAATTGGGGGATTGCTCTCTCGTTGCGTGGGCAGTTGATTGCAGACATTGGACCT GGTGCTGCACGTGATGCCGACAAAGTTTTCTTGGCTGCAATTGATAAGTTTGATGCAATGATGTCCAGAGGCAATGTATATGAACCTGATG CTCTTTTCAGATGGGCCACAGCATTGCAGCATAGATCTCGCTTACGACCTAGAACAAGTAGAGAGAAGGTGAAGTTATTGCAGCAGGCTCAGAGGTTATATAAAGATGCCCTTCATATGGACTCCGATAACCTTCAAGCGCAAAAGGCCTTGTCATCCTGCATATCTGAGCTCAAGTACTGGTATAGATAG